One window from the genome of Treponema sp. OMZ 838 encodes:
- a CDS encoding PP2C family protein-serine/threonine phosphatase, protein MIRKQQEFWGKLVIFTGISLVFSAFMLALSPRFSFLGRLISAKDLTLMVTQYRMLPNFSFLTRFGFAFAIFAIASIMASIGTVFLSRRVQERIYKETETALFAAFINRLRFCYTRENLIEAIQQELEYKADCSVLLTNTDTDLVVYSSTSAYVSDPDVYEKLAHRFSAEWLDHWGENIYLLDAAMQMTSDRKQARGLVIAYSSARFFIICRYIRALEPEIFPQLFAEFKNYFGREKTLSQLLYYSELAQEWQMVANTQRAFLPQKIPALDQLDIGVYFRPLVNVSGDYYDIIPIDEDKTLIITGDVSGKGLAAALVMGVVVNTIRIMENKEDLAGLIFAVDSAIKRMNLLDKYTVVFLGIIDTKAMKIRYVNASMEAPMIFTRAAEGYKVKMLDSNCSVIGIIDIDSVTVAEKPLYRNDLLVITTDGIPEITNEEGVELGSNDLYIESIKSFASSDASSITSKVAELGLNYSAAKAFRDDTTILAVKLKG, encoded by the coding sequence ATGATACGAAAACAACAGGAATTTTGGGGAAAATTAGTTATTTTTACCGGCATCAGCTTGGTTTTCTCAGCTTTTATGCTCGCTTTGAGCCCCCGTTTTTCGTTTTTGGGACGGCTGATTTCGGCAAAAGACCTTACATTGATGGTAACACAATACCGGATGCTTCCAAATTTCAGCTTTCTTACCCGTTTCGGTTTTGCTTTTGCGATCTTTGCTATTGCTTCCATTATGGCCTCAATTGGAACAGTTTTTTTATCCCGTAGGGTACAGGAAAGGATATATAAAGAAACTGAGACCGCCCTTTTTGCGGCTTTTATCAACAGATTGCGTTTTTGCTATACACGTGAAAACCTGATTGAAGCTATTCAGCAGGAGCTTGAATATAAGGCTGATTGCTCCGTTTTGCTTACGAATACCGACACCGATTTAGTTGTATACAGCAGTACGTCGGCGTATGTTTCGGATCCCGATGTGTATGAAAAGTTGGCACACCGTTTTTCTGCCGAATGGCTTGATCACTGGGGAGAAAATATTTATTTATTGGATGCTGCTATGCAAATGACTTCCGACAGGAAACAAGCCCGGGGACTTGTTATTGCATACAGTTCCGCACGTTTTTTTATTATTTGTCGCTATATCCGCGCGCTTGAGCCTGAAATATTCCCTCAGTTGTTTGCGGAGTTTAAAAACTATTTCGGACGTGAAAAAACACTGTCACAGCTCCTCTATTATTCGGAGCTTGCACAGGAATGGCAGATGGTTGCAAATACTCAGCGTGCATTCCTGCCGCAAAAAATACCGGCGCTCGATCAATTGGATATAGGTGTTTACTTCCGGCCTTTAGTGAACGTATCGGGAGACTATTATGATATTATCCCCATCGATGAAGATAAAACTCTGATTATTACGGGGGACGTTTCCGGAAAGGGACTTGCCGCAGCGCTTGTTATGGGCGTTGTTGTAAATACAATACGGATTATGGAAAATAAAGAAGATCTTGCCGGTTTGATCTTTGCGGTAGACAGCGCTATTAAGCGTATGAATCTGCTTGATAAATATACCGTTGTGTTTTTAGGAATTATCGATACTAAGGCGATGAAAATACGCTATGTAAATGCGTCAATGGAAGCGCCGATGATCTTTACCAGAGCAGCGGAAGGGTATAAAGTAAAGATGCTTGATTCAAATTGTTCCGTTATCGGAATCATCGATATCGATTCGGTAACCGTTGCTGAAAAGCCTCTGTACCGTAATGATTTGCTTGTTATTACGACGGACGGCATTCCCGAAATTACCAATGAAGAAGGCGTGGAACTCGGTAGTAATGATCTTTACATTGAATCGATTAAATCTTTTGCTTCGTCGGATGCATCATCAATTACCTCAAAGGTAGCCGAATTGGGGCTTAATTATAGTGCTGCAAAAGCCTTCCGGGATGATACTACTATTTTAGCAGTAAAATTAAAGGGATAA